The following are encoded together in the Oncorhynchus kisutch isolate 150728-3 linkage group LG8, Okis_V2, whole genome shotgun sequence genome:
- the LOC109888438 gene encoding 40S ribosomal protein S13-like, with protein sequence MGRMHAPGKGLSQSALPYRRSVPTWLKVTSDDVKEQIFKLAKKGLSPSQIGVILRDSHGVAQVRFVTGNKILRILKSKGLAPDLPEDLYHLIKKAVAIRKHLERNRKDKDAKFRLILTESRIHRLARYYKTKRVLAPNWKYESSTASALVA encoded by the exons ATGGGTCGCATGCACGCTCCTGG CAAGGGCCTGTCCCAGTCTGCACTTCCCTACAGGCGCAGTGTGCCCACC TGGCTGAAGGTTACATCTGATGACGTTAAAGAGCAGATCTTCAAGCTCGCCAAGAAgggtctttctccctctcagatTG GTGTGATCCTTAGGGACTCTCATGGTGTTGCCCAGGTGCGCTTCGTCACTGGAAACAAGATCCTGAGGATCCTCAAGTCCAAGGGCCTGGCCCCTGACCTGCCTGAGGATCTGTACCACCTCATCAAGAAGGCTGTTGCTATAAGGAAGCATCTGGAGAGGAACAGAAAG GACAAGGATGCCAAGTTCCGTCTGATTCTCACTGAAAGCAGAATCCACAGATTGGCCCGTTACTACAAGACCAAGAGAGTTCTCGCTCCCAACTGGAAGTA CGAATCCTCTACTGCTTCTGCTCTGGTGGCATAA